The Syngnathoides biaculeatus isolate LvHL_M chromosome 16, ASM1980259v1, whole genome shotgun sequence DNA segment ggaaggatgtacagcatgTAAAGgtaattaaggatagcgatggaaatatgattactggtgccagtagtgtgataagtagatggaaagagtactttgagaagttaataaatgaagagaatgggagagaaggtagagttgaagaggcaagcgtgaatgaccaggaagtggcaacgattagtaagggggaagttagaaaggcactgaaccgaatgaaaaatggaaagggacTTAGTCCTGATGacagcaatttggagaggtggctgtggagtttttgaccaacttattcaatagaatactagcaggagagtaGATGCCAAAAGAATGGCAGAAAAGTGTGGAAAAGTGTGGAAACTATAGACGAATAAAGATGGTGAGCCACAgtatgaagttatgggaaagagtagtggaggctagacttaggacagaagcaagtatctgcgagcaacagcatggttttatgcctagaaagagtaccacaaaggcatcatttgccttgaggatgctcgtggaaaagtacagacaatGTACCTTCCAAAAGCATGTagaagggaaaagttttcaacttcaagataacacggTACCACGGAGAAAATGACCGCTCACATTTGGATATAACATAAGAACTTAGAtcatgtcaaagtaaatcacaaactcatacttattatagttaatgaaacattacctgtcatataccagaatttttttctgtgtaactgaatttcctttgacatggcccatgatgttgatgactttcgacgtaaatgcgcttgcagtgCGTGAAGAAGCTtcgaacatgtgcttttggcatcacttctaaacatgctcagtacagttaacttgcatgtcctgtgctttcattctcgatcaggctgtgctaaggtggaattttgacatttgacaccatctcatcctgcactttctactttggcttcagaccagacttttttttttttttttactcaagaaagtctcatccagtttcaccactttttcttctattattcacataccccgttaaagcaacagcattttttttttacttttaccattatcatCTAGAGTAagcataagcagcatgtctaactctttaCTCTACCttacccagactgtgttgctaaataAAGCGCtggtggtgggcggtgtttgtaattacgagtgtacccctttaagaggagGAGGGCGGTGTCACGTAAACTAGGAAATAGaggtaggctgagcagcagcttgttgttaGAGATGATGttgttccatttaaaaaaaatatgtcaagctgtggttcactgcgctggatcagttttcatgtgcgctgagtgtgtgacaattgcgcagtggcgcaccTTAGAAGCAACCTAGGTCAAGACTAAAATAAGCGACGTTTTTTCAATATCCATGCATTTCTACTCGCAACGAATTTTATGTGCGTGggtttttcatgctcgactgcagatttgcgagcgtgaTGGCGCTCATACgggcctgtcaaatcacagtgatttTATAAGAgattttcgttttgtctcaacggaaataattttcaacaatgctttgtttgactggcaataaggtgacgtaaacaaaaaaTCACGATTTtctgacgtaggtgcatgatcGCTATACAACTAATCAAGTAAATTTCAAGAGATCAACAATATATTTACccatatttatgtaaaaacaaaaactacaacaTACGATTACTGTGCCCGACACAAACCgcataacacttttttttgtgtttattagtTAAATCAGGTGAATTTAGAATCTGAGCTTCTGGAAGAACCACTTGTTCTTGCCTGTCTTGTACCTACAAAACATAATGGATATAATTAGTAATCTCAACTCAGAACTTTCTACAATGTAAACTCACCTCTCTTCAAACTTCATCTTGGCCTCACGTCTGGCTTTGCTTTTGAGAGCGGGATCCCTGAAGACATCTTTGTTCACCACCGTTTTGTCCAAAGGGATGTCTACAGAGTATCTacacaataaaaacacattttagacCTCAGAATTCCTGCCCAAACCACCCAACACCACGGTGAGGAATGGAAGCACACGTAAGCAGACCTTGTGGGCATGAGGTGGTTGTAGTTGTAGACTTTGACGAAGGCCTTGATTTTGGACCTCTTGGCGATCTTCTTTTTGCCCATGGAGGCGGTTACCTTGCGAGGGTAGCGGTCGATGCCAGCCACCAGTGCGTGGCTATAAGGCCGGTCGGCTGTGCCGTCGTCGATATTCTGAAAgacaaaacgcaaacaaaacagGATTCATGCGAGACCTTTTCATGAAATATAGTTAGATGACGGCAGTTGATGACTCGTTAGGATGACTGGTGTGAcgatcccccgtgctgaaaagtctccttgcgaTGAATGCGCATACGTTACTaacgggggaactctgggtacgtagtagatgcttactgggaaatctcccggtctcatagttccccttctacataaagggagctaacatacgttataacctaaccctgaCCTAACCATAAAACAAAAGTTTACCCAGTGAAGCAAATTGCAATGTTTTTGTTCGACGTGTTTGCTGcttcgacactgagcccttccaggatgaccgagcttctcaccccagcTCTAAGGAAACACTTTCTAATGGTCTCTTAACTTGAAAAACAACACTAAAATATtgcacttattaaaaaaaaatcaaaaaacagTATTAACAATTAAAACGGAAACATTTGTGGGGGGAAATTTCCCTTAAATTGTCATTGTCCTGCTTTTACTGGTGTGTACGCCAGCAGGGGGAAGAAAAATAGGTATACAGTCTCTTCAAAGTATCGAAACAGCAGGGTCAAATCGTTTTGCTTGTGTTGTATATGCAAGAcatttgcagtcactcacatttgacgagcacaTTTGTGCCAGCAGCTATCGCAcatgcaaatctgcacagtcgagaacgaaaaatcacgtgtgtaaaatttgttacgagtacaaAAAATAGCTATTGAAAGACAgtgcttattttgtgttgtcttgacaatttatttcataaacattgttcacaaaacaagcatgctcctaaacaatcagtattcacccggaaacaggaaatgcaatttaaccgtactgagcatgttcggaagtgatgtcAAAAGCACacgttcagagctgcttcacgtcaCGTCACgaatttacgtcgaaagtcatcaacatcatgagccacgtcaaaggaaattcagttacatcaggggtgcatgcatcgatcgcaaggcagttttggttgatcgcgtgACAGTGTGCCCCCGCCTAGAAGAAGTTAggctatcatccacctcgtcgcttgattcaggtgtggccaatacgtcgagcgcacgcacataaagttgcgttctagcaagccagcctcctatttacggcagctGTAGCGATGCGCGCGTGCACCCGCACCTCCACCTCGCCGATAtgtcgtgagaggctggctgctttaaaagtagatctttgggaggaaaaaatcCGGGCACcattgagttacattgaaaacatttctcggatataacacaggtaatgtttcagtatctatgATAAGTAttagattgtgatttactttgatttAATCTAAGTTATAACATTaaactagtctgtccatatatctaaatacgAACAGTCATTTTCACCCGTGGTACCCCACtaacttgaagttgaaaacttttcccctttacatgctttaggaagatatatcatctactgctagctttcatcaatggattgacaataggtACCAGCGTAAATGACTCAAGATTATataaatacatcatgatgaaataaaatgatttgattatataaatatttagttttgaaattggatGTCTATTggcctctttaaaaatgtctgtctcactcTGTGCACTggcaataaattatgattatggtattaggtaacaactacctACTCAgttataacaactcagtaaattaATTTAAGGtattgagattccatccctaatcacacccacaattttatatctgcaggcatgactgaccacacctgtacattattcaaatgtgagtgactgcattggggtttcagatcaaaagatgactGAGAAATCTTATGAGACTTCACCTCAAGGTGTATCTGTAGCGCTACTGCATGTGACATCACAGTTtacacggcgccatattgccagtcaaaactagctgctctgcactgtgggagccgttgaaccagagcagatttgtCAAATtccccaagacctgttgtgctgttggttgtcacaatagaagAGACAGTTCTTCggagagatcattctatggaataccagctgaaaagaccgatggatttcggcaattaaacgggatggatggtgcccaacgaaatacacacgcctgtgtagcaatcatttcatttcaggtaggaattatttttgtcaatctcaaataaccaagaaatatttatcatgccaagttgactcgtttgagaacaatgtgtatttaagaaaaaataaaaaattcaaaaaaagtctgttgcaaagaggtttacggaggttaacgtgtggccaatATGCTTTCCTGTACGGATGAGACAACTCCttgccctaaattttttttgtatgtgttcacacttttatacgcttttgaacttttctgtgtaaatctcgacaacttactcaccaaatACGTGTgtttatccagttgtccaagacaagctgaagcgaattaacagtccatgTTCTTATCATCAAAAACATCGACtctggcattaaatatgggtcctctatgccaagtgtatCTCATTTTTCTATTTGCCTTCgattattatcaccttctaaatgtttaacgggatcggacaaaactctggatgttgtgttacaagacattttccttttgtctcaacgaaattaacttgcaacaatgctctgtttgaccggcaatatggcaatgtcacatgattttacgtaGGTCTATGAGTCCTATAGGATTGAGTGTTTCATTTTACCATGCCCCACCACTAAAAAGTACCCAAGACCATAAACAGTACAGAGATTCCCTTCTTACAAGCTCAACTTC contains these protein-coding regions:
- the rpl27 gene encoding large ribosomal subunit protein eL27 codes for the protein MGKFMKPGKVVMVLAGRYAGRKAVIVKNIDDGTADRPYSHALVAGIDRYPRKVTASMGKKKIAKRSKIKAFVKVYNYNHLMPTRYSVDIPLDKTVVNKDVFRDPALKSKARREAKMKFEERYKTGKNKWFFQKLRF